The Komagataeibacter sp. FNDCR2 nucleotide sequence GGGGAAGGGGTGGCGATGGATGTGGGCAGTTACCGCGACGCACCGCCCGGCCTGCGGCTGTGGGGTGGGGCGACGGTGGAAGCCGCCGACCTGCGGGCCGTCCTGCCCTGGCTTGACTGGGCCTATGCACAGGTTCACCGCGAACACGCCTGAAGCGCGCCCGCTTTCCTGCCAGATCCACCCTGTTCCGGCCTGTCGGCGGCAGGGTGCAGCACAAGGCCCAGATATGACTGATGACCCGCCGTTCAATCCCGCGCTGCTGCCTGCCGGATTCGTGGACAGGCTCCCCCCCGAAGCCGAGGCCGAGGCCGCCGGTATCGCGACGCTGATGCATGTGTTCGCGGCCCATGGTTATGACCGCGTGACGCCGCCACTGCTGGAATTCGAGGAAACGCTGCTGTCCGGCGCGGGGTCCGCCGTGGCGGAACAGACCTTCCGCCTGATGGACCCGGACACACGGCGCATGATGGCGCTCCGGCCCGACATGACGCCGCAGATCGCCCGCATCGCGGCCACCAGGCTGCCCGACGTGCCGCGCCCGCTGCGCCTGGCCTATGCGGGGCCATGCATTCTCATGACCAGCAACCGGGGCGATGGTGACCGCCAGATCACGCAGGCCGGAGTGGAACTGATCGGGCCGGACCGCCCGGAAGCGGATGCGGAAATCGTCGCCATCGCGGCGGAATGTCTGGCCACGTTGCAGGTGCGGGGCGTGTCGTTCGACCTGACCATGCCCGCGCTCACCACCGCGCTGCTGGATGCGGGCGGGTTTGACGGGCATGTGCGCGGCATGCTCATGCGCGCGCTGGACCGCAAGGACGCGGCGGCGGTGGCCCGCCATGGGGGCGAACTGGCCGCCGTGCTGATCCGCCTTCTGCATGTCGCGGGCCCCGCGCAGGGCGCGCTTGCGGAACTGGCGGCGGTTGACCTGCCGCACGCCGCGCGCGTGCTGAGTGAAAGGCTGGCCGCGACCGTCGCGGCGATCGAGGCCCGCGTGCCCGGTATCCGCCTGACGGTGGACCCGGTGGAGTTCCGGGGCTGGCAGTACCATACCGGCGTGTGCGTAAGCGTGTACGCGGCCGGACAGCGCGAGGAGCTGGGCCGCGGTGGCCGCTACCTGTCCAATAATGACGAACCGGCCTGTGGCCTGACATTGCGGCCGGACATCATCCTGCGCGCGGCCCCCGCGCTGCCCAGCCGCACGCGGGTCTTCCTGCCATGGGGCACGGCGGCGGAAGTCGGCGCGGCCCTGCGCGCGGGAGGGTACGCCACCGTGGGCGCGCTGGGGCCGGATGGGGATGCGCGCGCCGAGGCCGCGCGGCTGTCCTGCCCGCTGATTGTGGTTGATGGTCAGGCCGTCGCGGTGGGCGACGCCTGATTTCGCGGTTGATTTTCTTACGAGCAAGATTTTTCCGGCTGGCCGCGCCGTGGCCACCGGGCAGCATATCAAGGAGCATGAAATGTCCAACGTCACCGTGATCGGCACCCAGTGGGGTGACGAGGGCAAGGGGAAGATCGTGGACTGGCTGGCCAGCCGGGCCGATGTGGTCGTGCGCTTCCAGGGTGGCCATAACGCGGGCCATACGCTGGTGGTGGGCGAACAGACCTACAAGCTGTCGCTGCTGCCCTCGGGTCTTGTGCGTGGCAAGACGGGCGTGATCGGCAATGGCGTGGTGGTTGACCCCGAAGCCCTGCTCAAGGAAATCGACCGCGTGACGGCGCAGGGCCTGACGGTCACGCCCGAGACGCTGAAGATCGCGGAAAACGCGCCGCTGATCCTGCCCGTGCATGGCGCGCTGGACCGTGCGCGTGAAGCCGCCCGGGGGGAGCGCAAGATCGGCACGACCGGGCGCGGCATCGGCCCCGCCTATGAGGACAAGGTGGCCCGCCGCGCCATCCGCCTGTGCGACCTGGCCGAGCCGGAAACACTGGACTGGAAGCTTGATGAACTGCTTCTGCACCATAACACGCTACTCAAGGGGCTGGGTGCGGATACCTTCACCAAGGCCGAACTGCTGGACTTCCTGAACACGGTCGCCCCGCGCGTGCTGCCCTACATGGCCCCGGTATGGGATCTGCTTGATGACAGCCGCCGCAGTGGCGCGCGCATCCTGTTCGAAGGCGCGCAGGCGGTCATGCTGGATGTGGACCATGGCACCTATCCGTTCGTGACCAGCTCCAATACGGTCGCCGCCAATGCCGGGACCGGCGCGGGTGTCGGCCCGACCAGCATCGGTTTCGTGCTGGGCATTGCCAAGGCCTACACCACCCGCGTGGGTGAGGGGCCCTTCCCCAGCGAACTGCATGACGAGATGGGGCGCATACTGGGTGAACGCGGGCATGAATTCGGCACCGTGACGGGCCGCCCGCGCCGGTGTGGCTGGTTCGATGCCGTGCTGGTGCGCCGCGCCGTGCGCGTGGGGGGCGTGAACGGTCTGGCCCTGACCAAGCTGGATGTGCTCGACGGGCTCAAGGAAATCCGCATCTGCGTCGGCTACGAGCTTGATGGCAAGACCACGAAGCATTTCCCTTCCGCCCCCGGTGCGCAGCAGCGCATCCGCCCGGTGTTCGAGACGCTGGAAGGCTGGGAAGACAGCACGCGGGGCGCGCGCTCCTGGGCTGACCTGCCGGCCCAGGCCATCAAATATGTCCGCCGGATCGAGGAACTGGTCGAAGCGCCGGTCACCCTGCTGTCCACCAGCCCCGAACGTGACGACACCATCCTGATGCGCGATCCGTTCGAGGACTGATCGCCTTCGCCATGGTGCCTGTAAATGGCCGTTCCTGAATAGGTTTCTGGGCGCCGCCTTTTTTCAAAAAGGCGGCGTTTCCTGAAGCTTTTTGAAAAAAGCTTCACCAAAAACTTCCTTAGGATTTGCGTAATACGCCCTAAAGGAAAAGCCCCGCACGCTTCTGGCGTTGCGGGGCTTTTTGCAGGGCAGGGGTGGGGCGTCAGGCAGGCGCCTGTTCGGCATGGCTGGCGCGCCGGGTGGCGACTTCCGCCTTCATTGCGGCCTGTACCTTTTCAAAGGCCCGGACCTCGATCTGGCGCACCCGCTCGCGCGAGATGTTGTACACGTGGGAGAGTTCCTCCAGCGTGGCCGGTTCGTCCTTCAGCCTGCGTTCGGTCAGGATGTGGCGCTCACGATCGTTCAGCGACTTCATGGCGTTGGCCAGAAGCGCCTGCCTGCCGGACAGTTCCTCGCTTTCGGCAAGGGTTTCTTCCTGGTTGTCGGTGTTGTCCACCAGCCAGTCCTGCCATTCCCCCTCCCCATCCAGCCGCAGGGGGGCGTTCAGGCTGTGGTCCGGGGCGGCGAGCCTGCGGTTCATGTTGACCACGTCCTGCTCCGGCACGCCGAGGGACTGCGCGATCTTGTTGACCTGCTCGGGCGGCAGGTCGCCATCATCAATGGCCTGCATCTGCCCCTTCAGGCGACGCAGGTTGAAGAACAGTTTTTTCTGCGCGGCGGTGGTGCCGATCTTGACCAGCGACCAGCTATGCAGAATATATTCCTGTATTGCCGCGCGGATCCACCACATGGCGTAGGTGGCCAGACGGAAGCCACGATCGGGGTCGAAGCGGCGCACGGCCTGCATCATCCCGATATTGCCTTCGCTGATCAGTTCGCCCACGGGCAGGCCATAGCCGCGATAGCCCATGGCGATCTTGGCGACGAGCCGCAGGTGGGATGTGACAAGTTTATGCGCGGCTTCGGTATCGCCCTTGTCCTTCCACAGGTGCGACAGGCGAAGCTCCTCCTCCGGGGAGAGCATGGGGAATTTGCGGATGTCCCGAAGATATTTGGACAGGTTGTTCTCGGGACCGGAAATGAGAGCAGAAGAGGCCATGGTAACGGACTCCTGTTCCAGAGGGATGGATAGCGGTGATCCGGATCAACGTGAATGTGACCGACCGGGTTGCATCATCACTCTGATAGACGCACGACTGGACTTCTCACGTCCCCATATAGAACCCCCGTCATGGGCAGTCTTATACAGGACGTCCAGTTAGCCTGGGGGCGTCGGCCCCGGCAAACAATCATGGAACATAGTGATTTTGGGCCTGTTTGTCAATAAATATGCATCCGGACTACGCAATATTGGCCAGAAGCTCACGGAAATCGGGCGGGGGCGCGGTCTCGAACAGCATCTCCGCGCCACTGCGCGGGTGAATGAAGCCCAGCCGGCGGGCATGCAGCGCCTGGCGGGCGAAATCCAGCGCCGCTGCCCGCGCCGGGGCGGGCAGGCCGCGCGCGGCGGCGGGAATGCGGCGCAGATAGACCGGATCCCCCACCAGCGCGTGGCCCGCATGGGCGAAGTGAACCCGGATCTGGTGCGTGCGCCCGGTGGCCAGCCTGCACTCCACATGCGCCAGGCCACCGTGGAAGGTGTCCAGAATACGGTAATGCGTCAGTGCCGCCTTGCCGCCGCCATTGGCGATGACCGCCATGCGCTTGCGGTCGCGCCGGTCACGCCCGATCGCGCCATCGAACGAACCGTGGGCGGGAGAGGGAATGCCCCAGCATATGGCCTGGTACGCCCGGTCGATCCGGCGTTCGGCAAAGGCGAGGGAGAGCGCCTGATGCGCCATTTCGGTCTTGGCCGCGACCATGATACCCGATGTATCCTTGTCCAGCCGATGCACGATACCGGGCCGCTTCTCCCCGCCGATGCCGGTCAGCCCCTCGCCGCAATGTGCTAAAAGCGCGTTGACCAGCGTGCCGTCCTCGTTTCCCGGGGCGGGGTGGACGACCATGCCCGCAGGCTTGTCCAGCACGATCAGGTCCCGGTCCTCGAACAGGACGGTCAGGGGAAGATCCTGCCCCTGCGGCGTGGCGGGGATTGCGGGGGGGAGATGAATTTCATAACACATTCCCGCCCGCACCGGTTCCGCCGGATCGCGGAGCGGACTGCCATTGCGCGACAGGTGGCCACTTTCCATAAGGGACTTGACGCGTGAACGTGACAGCGTCGGCATCGCATTGGCGATGAAGCGGTCGGTGCGCTGGCCCGCGTCGTCCGCCGTGGCGATGACAGGGGCAGGGGGGGCGGTGTCGGTCATGGCATGTATCTATCGGAAAAAACGGTATTCGGGAACGGAAAGCACATAATGGAAAAACAGGGATCGCGCGCGCTGCTGGCTGCGGTGATCGGTATGGGGGTGCTGCTGTTCATCGGCTCCCTGGGGCTGGTGGGCGTGCTGGTGCACCGGATGATGCACCCGCAGGCCACACAACAGGCCGCGACGGCCCATCTGGCCGCGCCAGTGGCGGTCACGGCGGGTGCGGGGGGATATGGTGACCTGACGCTGGATGAACCGTCCGGCACCCGCATTGAATCCGTTGCGGTGCGCCCGGATGGAATGGTTGTGGCCGTACTGGCGGGTGGTGATCGCGCCGGGCGGATCATTATATGGGATCCGGCGGGGCAGCGCGTCGTGGCGCGTCTTGTGCTCGCGCCCTGAGCCGGGGCGGCAGGAAAAACGGAGGCCGCCCATTCTTGCTCTTGCAATGGGCGGCGGGATCACATAGAAGCGGCGTCGGCCCTGGTCCCGTTCGTCTAGAGGCCTAGGACACCGCCCTCTCACGGCGGCAACACGGGTTCGAATCCCGTACGGGACGCCATTGATATTCCGATGACCGGGAATATCCGCATGAAGGGCGATGTATTTCGTTTCATGACTGAATATGACCAGCAGGCTTTGTCCCGCATGGTGCCTGTGTTCGCGCCGCTTTCCTTCGCGCGCATGGTATAATCACCCGTGCGGCAGGTCGGTCTGTAGTTATTGGGCGCTCATGTTATTGATAATCGTGATGTTATCTGGATGGGTGTAGGGTCAGGCATGGTAATTCCGGCAAATAATTTCCGGTAATTATTGTACAGGGCATAAATTTATTTCCAGATTTCGGGTATTAAAATTCATTAATGAAACGGAAACCTGAAACTCCCCCAAAATATCAATGTTTATCCGGGGCTCCTGAAAAGGATTGTCCCGCTGAAAGACGCTTCTGGTATCAAGGATGGAGTTCAAGATGACCGAGGATGAAAGCAGGCGCATACCATTTTCCACCCCGGCAGAACGAATGAAAAGTCTTTCGATTACGGCAATACTGGTGTTGTTGATAACTGTTGTTACGCTGGCAAGTCTGTTTGTTCTTTATTTCATGCTTCCTGATTTCTGAATAATATCCTTTCTGGTTTCTGGCCCTGTCTGGCCGTCCTGATACCCGCAATAAAATCCCATGCATCCGGAAACGCTCCTAAAGGGCGGAGGACGTTTCGCAACCATCCGTGTCCCGCGGCAAATCATGCTGCCCGGCCCGATATTCCCCCAGATGGTGTTTTGGGGGGTGGGAGCTGTATTTTATCGTCAGGTAAAACCCGACAAATGACAGGGAAGTTTTTGGTGAAGCTTTTTTCAAAAAGCTTCAGGAAACGCCCCATTTTTGAAAAAAGGTGGAATCTAAAAACTTTTATTCTATTTTATAGAACAATTATTTCCAATAATATCATGAATATTAAAAATCCATCGGAAATACCATTATCTGCCTGTATGGGAATTCAGATCAGCTCCGCGGCAAGAAATAAAATTGGATATTGGATTGGGGCTGCAATTTATAATTTATGTAAATCAGGTATATAATATGCCGATCGAAAAAATATTCCCTTCGTGCGGCGGATGCACTTTGAATTGGAATAATTTTCCAGAATAGACGTGATTTATTTATTCAAAATACTGCGGAACGTCTAAAATATTCCATGTAGAAATAGGTTTGTATTCCTAATGCCCCCTGTCCACGCAGGTTGGGGCATATGGAAGGGTGAGACTGAAATGCAGATACATCCCTGCCGGTTTCCAGCCGCCATGCCGGGTAAATCCTGAAAAAATCATAATTAAAATAGGTAGTTAATAAAATACGCCGTCCGGAATTTCATCCGCGCACATGCGGGCCGCGCGCCAGGGGCGGGGCTCTGGCTCGGCATTTTTTTTTCTGCTATAAGAACTATATTCGAAAAGAAATATTCCGGAGTCATGTATTGTGAATGCGCTGCTGGCAGGCCTTACACTTCTGATCATTGGCGACAGCCATGTAACATTCAAGGACTCCCTCCTCTCCATCCTGCCGGACGAATTCACCAGACAGGGCGCCAGGGTCATTACCTATGGCGTATGTTCCTCCACCGCCGCGGACTGGGTCGTGCCCAACCCCAATAATGGCTGCGGCGCGGCCCAGCGTATCGGGGATGAACCGATCGGCGCGCCGGACATGAAGCCCGCCTCTCCACCACCCATGGCGTCCCTGCTTGAAAAATGGCACCCGGATGTCGTCATGGTGGTGCTTGGTGATACAATGGCGGGATACGGCCAGAAAACGATCTCGCGCGACTGGGTGGACGAGCAGGTCAAGACCCTGACCTACACCCTGGGCAAGACCGCGTGCATCTGGGTCGGGCCGACATGGGGGCAGTACAGCCCGCGCTACGGCAAGACCGACCAGCGGACCACCGAAATGGCCACCTTCATGAAGGAGGAAGTGCCGCCGTGCACCTATGTCGACGGGACGGAACTGATGAAGCCGGGCTCGGTCAGCACCATTGACGGCATCCATGCCACCGCCGCCAGCTA carries:
- a CDS encoding ATP phosphoribosyltransferase regulatory subunit; protein product: MTDDPPFNPALLPAGFVDRLPPEAEAEAAGIATLMHVFAAHGYDRVTPPLLEFEETLLSGAGSAVAEQTFRLMDPDTRRMMALRPDMTPQIARIAATRLPDVPRPLRLAYAGPCILMTSNRGDGDRQITQAGVELIGPDRPEADAEIVAIAAECLATLQVRGVSFDLTMPALTTALLDAGGFDGHVRGMLMRALDRKDAAAVARHGGELAAVLIRLLHVAGPAQGALAELAAVDLPHAARVLSERLAATVAAIEARVPGIRLTVDPVEFRGWQYHTGVCVSVYAAGQREELGRGGRYLSNNDEPACGLTLRPDIILRAAPALPSRTRVFLPWGTAAEVGAALRAGGYATVGALGPDGDARAEAARLSCPLIVVDGQAVAVGDA
- a CDS encoding adenylosuccinate synthase gives rise to the protein MSNVTVIGTQWGDEGKGKIVDWLASRADVVVRFQGGHNAGHTLVVGEQTYKLSLLPSGLVRGKTGVIGNGVVVDPEALLKEIDRVTAQGLTVTPETLKIAENAPLILPVHGALDRAREAARGERKIGTTGRGIGPAYEDKVARRAIRLCDLAEPETLDWKLDELLLHHNTLLKGLGADTFTKAELLDFLNTVAPRVLPYMAPVWDLLDDSRRSGARILFEGAQAVMLDVDHGTYPFVTSSNTVAANAGTGAGVGPTSIGFVLGIAKAYTTRVGEGPFPSELHDEMGRILGERGHEFGTVTGRPRRCGWFDAVLVRRAVRVGGVNGLALTKLDVLDGLKEIRICVGYELDGKTTKHFPSAPGAQQRIRPVFETLEGWEDSTRGARSWADLPAQAIKYVRRIEELVEAPVTLLSTSPERDDTILMRDPFED
- the rpoH gene encoding RNA polymerase sigma factor RpoH encodes the protein MASSALISGPENNLSKYLRDIRKFPMLSPEEELRLSHLWKDKGDTEAAHKLVTSHLRLVAKIAMGYRGYGLPVGELISEGNIGMMQAVRRFDPDRGFRLATYAMWWIRAAIQEYILHSWSLVKIGTTAAQKKLFFNLRRLKGQMQAIDDGDLPPEQVNKIAQSLGVPEQDVVNMNRRLAAPDHSLNAPLRLDGEGEWQDWLVDNTDNQEETLAESEELSGRQALLANAMKSLNDRERHILTERRLKDEPATLEELSHVYNISRERVRQIEVRAFEKVQAAMKAEVATRRASHAEQAPA
- a CDS encoding RluA family pseudouridine synthase; protein product: MTDTAPPAPVIATADDAGQRTDRFIANAMPTLSRSRVKSLMESGHLSRNGSPLRDPAEPVRAGMCYEIHLPPAIPATPQGQDLPLTVLFEDRDLIVLDKPAGMVVHPAPGNEDGTLVNALLAHCGEGLTGIGGEKRPGIVHRLDKDTSGIMVAAKTEMAHQALSLAFAERRIDRAYQAICWGIPSPAHGSFDGAIGRDRRDRKRMAVIANGGGKAALTHYRILDTFHGGLAHVECRLATGRTHQIRVHFAHAGHALVGDPVYLRRIPAAARGLPAPARAAALDFARQALHARRLGFIHPRSGAEMLFETAPPPDFRELLANIA
- a CDS encoding SGNH/GDSL hydrolase family protein, with the protein product MNALLAGLTLLIIGDSHVTFKDSLLSILPDEFTRQGARVITYGVCSSTAADWVVPNPNNGCGAAQRIGDEPIGAPDMKPASPPPMASLLEKWHPDVVMVVLGDTMAGYGQKTISRDWVDEQVKTLTYTLGKTACIWVGPTWGQYSPRYGKTDQRTTEMATFMKEEVPPCTYVDGTELMKPGSVSTIDGIHATAASYQVWGDAIVKTTLPILEKIKAEEPAAGQ